The DNA sequence GGTGAGATCCTGGACCGCGTATGTCTACGCAGCCCGCCCTCACCCTCGACGCCCTCGCCCCCCGCCTGTCGGAGCTGTCGCTGCGCGACGAGCACCGCATCGGCCGGCGGCTCGAAGGTGCGCGCCGGATCCGCAAACCCGAAGCCCGGGCCACCGTCCTCGCCGAGATCGCGACGGACATCGACCAGGCCGCCACCAGGATGGCGGGCCGCGCCGACGGCGTGCCCGCGATCACCTACCCCGAGCAGCTCCCGGTCAGCCAGAAGAAGGACGCGATCCTGGAGGCGATCCGCGACCACCAGGTCGTGATCGTCGCGGGTGAGACGGGCTCCGGCAAGACCACCCAGATCCCGAAGATCTGTCTGGAGCTCGGCCGGGGCGTGCGCGGCCTCATCGGCCATACGCAGCCGCGCCGCATCGCGGCCCGCACGGTCGCCGAGCGCGTCGCCGACGAGCTGAACACGCCGCTCGGCGAGGCCGTCGGCTGGAAGGTCCGCTTCACGGACCAGGTCAGCGGCGGCACGTACGTGAAGCTGATGACGGACGGCATCCTGCTGGCCGAGATCCAGACGGACCGCGAGCTGCGCGCGTACGACACGATCATCATCGACGAGGCCCACGAGCGCTCGCTCAACATCGACTTCCTGCTCGGCTATCTCGCCCAGCTCCTGCCCAAGCGCCCGGACCTCAAGGTCGTGATCACCTCCGCGACCATCGACCCCGAGCGCTTCTCGCGGCACTTCGGCGACGCCCCGATCGTCGAGGTCAGCGGCCGTACGTATCCGGTGGAGGTGCGCTACCGCCCGCTCCTGGAGGAGGAGGGCGACGACCCGGACCGCGACCAGATCACGGCGATCACGGACGCGGTCGAGGAGCTCCAGGCCGAGGGCAAGGGCGACATCCTCGTCTTCCTCTCCGGCGAGCGCGAGATCCGCGACACGGCGGACGCGCTGGAGAAGAAGAAGTACCGGTTCACGGAAGTCCTGCCGCTGTACGCGCGGCTCTCGCACGCGGAGCAGCACCGCGTCTTCCAGCAGCACACCGGCCGAAGAATCGTCCTGGCGACCAACGTCGCCGAGACGTCCCTGACCGTCCCGGGCATCAAGTACGTGATCGACCCGGGCACGGCCCGCATCTCGCGCTACAGCCACCGCACGAAGGTGCAGCGCCTGCCCATCGAGGCGATCAGCCAGGCCAGCGCCAACCAGCGCAAGGGCCGCTGCGGCCGTACGTCCGACGGCATCTGCATCCGTCTGTACTCCGAGGACGACTTCGAGGCCCGCCCGGAGTTCACGGACGCGGAGATCCTGCGGACGAACCTGGCGTCGGTCATCCTCCAGATGACCGCGGCGGGCCTCGGCGACATCGAGAAGTTCCCCTTCATCGACCCGCCGGACCACCGCAACATCCGCGACGGCGTCCAGCTCCTCCAGGAGCTCGGCGCGCTCGACCCGGCGCAGAAGGACCCGCGCAAGCGCCTCACCCCGCAGGGCCGCAAGCTGGCGCAGCTGCCCGTGGACCCGCGCCTGGCCCGCATGGTCCTGGAGGCGGACCTGAACGGCTGTGTGCGCGAGGTCATGGTGATCGCCGCCGCCCTGTCCATCCAGGACCCGCGCGAGCGCCCCGCCGACAAGCAGACGCAGGCCGACCAGCAGCACGCCCGGTTCAAGGACGAGACGTCGGACTTCCTGGCGTACCTCAACCTGTGGCGGTACGTGCGCGAGCAGCAGAAGGAGCTCGGCTCCTCCGCCTTCCGCCGCATGTGCAAGCGGGAGTACCTGAACTTCCTGCGCATCCGCGAGTGGCAGGACATCTACACCCAGCTGCACACGGTCGCCAAGCAGATGGGCATCCAGCTGAACGACGGCGACGCCGCCGAGAAGCAGGTGCACATCTCGCTGCTCGCGGGGCTGCTCAGCCACGTCGGCATGAAGGACGTGAAGGACGGCGCCAAGAACGAGTACCTGGGGGCGCGGAGCGCCAAGTTCGCGATCTTCCCGGGCTCGGCGCTTTTCAAGAAGCCGCCGCGCTTCGTGATGTCCGCGGAGCTGGTCGAAACGTCACGCCTGTGGGCGCGGGTGAACGCGCGCGTCGAGCCGGAGTGGGTCGAACCGCTCGCCCAGCACCTGATCAAGCGCACGTACAGCGAGCCGCACTGGGAGAAGGACCAGGCGGCCGTGATGGCGTACGAGAAGGTGACGCTGTACGGCGTCCCGATCGTCACCGACCGCAAGGTGAACTACGGGCGGATCGACCCCGAGGTCTCCCGCGACCTGTTCATCCGCAACGCGCTCGTCGAGGGCGACTGGCGCACGCACCACAAGTTCTTCGCCGACAACCGCAAGCTGCTCACCGAGGTCGAGGAGCTGGAGCACCGGGCGCGGCGCCGGGACATCCTCGTCGACGACGAGACGCTCTTCGACTTCTACGACCAGCGCGTGCCCGAGGACGTCGTGTCGGGGGCGCACTTCGACTCCTGGTGGAAGAAGAAGCGCCACGACGAGCCGGAGCTGCTCGACTTCGAGCGGTCGATGCTCATCAACGAGAAGGCGGGGGACGTCTCCAAGGACGACTACCCCGACTCGTGGCGCCAGGGGCAGCTCAAGTTCCGGGTGACGTACCAGTTCGAGCCGGGCGCGGACGCGGACGGCGTGACGGTCCACGTCCCGCTGCAGGTCCTGAACCAGGTCACGGACGAGGGCTTCGACTGGCAGATCCCGGGCCTGCGCGAGGAGGTCGTGATCGAGCTGATCCGCTCCCTGCCGAAGCCGATCCGCCGGAACTACGTCCCGGCGCCCAACTTCGCGAAGGCGTTCCTGGAGCGCGCGGTGCCGCTGCAGGAGCCGCTGCACGTCACGCTCGCGCGCGAGCTGCAGCGGATGGTCGGGGTGCCGGTCTCGCCGGACGACTTCGACCTGACGCGCGTACCCGACCACTTGAAGATCACCTTCCGGATCACCGACGAGCGGCGTCGCAAGCTCGCCGAGGACAAGGACCTTCAGGCGCTGAAGCTCCAGCTCAAGCCGAAGGCCCGCAAGGCCCTGTCGCAGGCGGCGGCCGCGACGGCCGAGCGCACGGGCGGCGCCACCATCGAGCGCACCGGCCTCACGGACTGGAGCATCGGCACCCTGACCCGCGTCTTCGAGACACGCAGGGCGGGCCAGCCCGTGAAGGCCTACCCGGCCCTGGTCGACGACGGCGACACGGTCTCCGTACGCCTCTTCGACACCGAGGCGGAGCAGGCCCAGGCCATGTGGAAGGGAACGCGCCGCCTCATCCTGCGCAACATCCCGGTGAATCCGGCCAAGTTCGCCCAGGACAGGCTGACCAACCAGCAGAAGCTCGCCCTGTCGGCGAATCCGCACGGCTCCATGCCCGCCCTGTTCGCCGACTGCGCGACCGCCGCCGCGGACAAGCTGATCGCGGACTTCGGCGGCCCGGTATGGGACGAGGAGTCGTACCGCAAGCTCTACGAGAAGGTGCGCGCCGAGATCGTCGACACGACGGTCCGCACGGTCGCACAGGTCCAGCAGGTCCTCGCCGCCTGGCAGGCCTGTGAGCGGCGCCTGAAGTCGACGAGAAGCCCCGCGCTGCTCGCCAACCTGAAGGACGTACGGGAGCAGCTGGACGCCGTCATCAAGCCCGGCTTCGTCACCGAGGCGGGCATCCGCAGGCTGCCGGACCTGATGCGCTACATGGTCGCCGCCGACCGCCGGCTGCAGCAGATGCCGGCGAACGCGCAGCGGGACACCACGCGCATGGAGAAGGTCCGCGAGATGCGCGACGAGTACGCCTGGCTCCTGGAGCAGCTGCCGGGGGGCCGCCCGGTGCCGCAGGAGGTCCTGGACATCCGCTGGATGATCGAGGAGCTGCGCGTCAGCTACTTCGCCCACGCGCTCGGCACGGCCTACCCCGTCTCGGACAAGCGCATCGTGAAGGCCATCGACGCGGCGGTGCCGTAACCGACCGGACACCCAGGGTGAGTTCGACCGCTGGCCTGCACTCCTGTACAGTCCTTCTCGCAGCGCAACGCAGTACGAGCGCCGCGAAACCTGGTCCTGTGGAGCAGTTTGGAGTGCTCGCCACCCTGTCAAGGTGGAGGCCGCGGGTTCAAATCCCGTCAGGACCGCAGTAGGAAAGCGGGCCGCACCCTCAAGGTGCGGCCCGCTTTCGCGTGCACGGCCGACGGCGAGCAGCACCCATCAAGCCCGTCCGGCGTTTGAGGACGAGCGCGCCAGCGCGACAATCAAGCCCGTCCGGCGCCCGAGGACGAGCCCGAAGGGCGACAACGCCCCCCAAGGCCCCCGGCCCGATTCCGCGCTGCCCTTCTTGACGGCGTCACATTCCCCCGGTACCCCAATCAGCAGGACCCTGGGGCCCAGGGGCAGCCCCGCCCCCCGGAGGTGACGCATGACGCCAGTCCCCGCATCCGCACGGCACGAGACGCGCGCCCTGCTGCGCGCCCATCTCGCCGCGGCGTCGAGCTACCGCCATCTGACGCGGCACTGCCCCATCTGCCACCGGCTGCTGCGCCTCGCGATGGAGCCCGCCGACGACGCGCACGAGGCCACAGAGGCGCCCGAGGCCGCCGAGCGGCACTCCGGGCAATGCGAGGACGAAAGTCCCCCCAAGGCATGACCAAAGCCGCCGCGCGCGGCGGCCGCGCGGTGGGAGGCTGAGAGCCACGGAAGCGGGAGCGAACGCCTCCGCCCGGGCGCTACGCCCCATTAGCGCAAGGGCGGCGAAGGCAACAAGCCACGGTGCGTGTGACGGTAGTCACCGAATGAGTTTCAGAAACCGTTGAACTTACACCCGTCCTACAACAGGTCAATCTAATATGTGCAATTGCACCTACGAGTAGAGCCGCACGCTGCGCGCTGTTGAGTGGCCCTGTGAGCCGCCTTGTTGAAGCCTGGGAGAGCGTGTAGGGCGAGCGGCCCCGGCGCGCGAGCCCGGGCACAAAAAAGATCGCGCTGGACCCGGCGGAGTCCAGCGCGATCGACGACGCACCCAAGCGGCTCGGGCGGGGGCCCCGTTGGGGCAGGACCCGCGTCGTGTGGAGCTATGGGTCGGACGGTGCGGCCGGGTTGGGGGACCCAGCAGCGATGGTGCTCTTCGTCCGATGTGTACTGCTTGCTGCGATAACGCCCTGCGTCAGGCCTCGCTGCGCTGCTGCGGAATGCCCGCGAGCAGTGCGCGGACCTCGGCCTCGCGGTAACGGCGGTGCCCGCCGAGCGTGCGAATCGACGTGAGCTTGCCAGCCTTGGCCCAGCGCGTGACCGTCTTGGGGTCGACGCGGAACATCGTGGCAACCTCAGCCGGGGTCAGCAGCGGCTCGGCATCAGGGGTGCGAGCGGTCATGAGCGGCCTCCTCGGGAGAACCGAACCTTCTCGGTTCATTCCTCTAAATTCTGCACCTTGACCCGCGTTGCCCGAAATGGCGGACGCGAGTCGAGTCGGTTATAGGACGAACGGCTTGTCCTCGGCACTACAACTACACCATCCGTCCAGCCGCGTCGGCCAAACCGATGGAATTGCCCTCCCAGGTGTCCATCAGCGACGGAAGCCGATGGACCATGCCATAGCGGACAGTCACGCCACAGTGACGATCAGTCACAGAGCGATCAGGAGTCAACAGACCCCCCATAGCGTGCAATGCTGAGCATTCCGCCCGTAGTTGGACGGAAGGAGCCCTGTCCGGACTCCTTGTCCTATTTTGGCATGAGGAAGGCCGATCGGCGCAAGGGTCAGTTAAGTGCGGTCCATCACGCTTGAGGCAAAGGCCCGGATCGGGACCTACGTCCCGGCGCCGGGACAAGGAAAGCCCAGGATGCACTACTTCCAGGGGAAAACCACCGGCTCGTGGTCACGGCTTCGTCAAGGAACGCGACGTCAGTTCGAGAACTGCCGCTCCCGGACCGCGCGCCAGCGCTCGACGAGCCGGGCGTACGCCTCACTCGCGCCCACCCCGTCACCGTCGCGCAGCGCCTCGATGCCCGCGGCCACGTCCGCCGCCGAGTGGTCCTCGTCGAGCGTCTCCCGCGACAGCGTGTGCACCAGACCGCCGTAGTCCAGCTCGACGAGCGAGCGCGGATGGAACTCCTCCAGCCACCGGCCCACGTCCACCAGGCCGTCGATGAGCGGCCCCTCGTCCATGGCGTCGCGCAGCGCCTTCAGGCCCCGCGCGACCCGGCGGCGGGCCTGCACCATCGGCGTGCGGTACCGCAGGACGGGCGCCGCGGCCCCGGGCGGCTCGCTCTCGTCGGCGGCGTCGGCGTACCCCGTGTCGTAGAAGCGCTCCTCGTCCGCCACCAGGACGAACCAGTTCAGCGGGACGTGCCAGGTCGCCGTGCGGATCCAGGGGCGCGCGTCGGGGTTGCGGGCCAGCCAGGCCTCGTAGTCCGCGGTCGCCTGCCGGCGCACCACCGGCGGGATGACCGCGTCCAGGACCGGCGCGGGCAGCTGCTCGGCCAGATCGCCGAGGGCCTGCCAGCCGCGCAGCCGGGTGCGCCAGGGGCAGACGCACACCACGCCGTCCGCCTCCACCACGAACGCGTCGCGGCTCTCGTGCACCGGCACCGGGATCGGCGGCGTGGGCGCCAGATCGGCCAGCGAAGCCCGTAGTTCGTCCTGGTAGGAGGGCCGCTCCGAGCGGCGTGCGTAGCGCGCCCAGTGGGTGCGCTCGGGCTCGGGGAAGGCGGCGAGGGGCTCGTACACGCGCAAGTACGACGCATACGGGACGACCACCGAGGACACCTTGGGCACGGCTCCTCCCCTCCCCCGCGTACCGGCTGGAAAACACTGCAGATCGTGCCATGGCCGAACACCGTCGTACTCCGTCTCTCAGCCCGGGAGAGTGACCCCCGCGAGGAGGGGACAGAGTCTTGCCGACCTCCGTGCGGCGGCGGGTCCCTCCGAGGCTCTACTCTCATGCCACAACGGGACCCGCCACCCGCACGGGCCACCCGTCCAACCGCCGCTACGTAACCGGGAGTCACCACCGTGACCGATGTAACCGACGGCGTCCTGCACACCCTGTTCCAGTCGGAACAAGGGGGTCATGAGCAGGTCGTGCTCTGCCAGGACCGCGCCAGCGGACTCAAGGCCGTCATCGCCATCCACTCCACCGCCCTGGGCCCCGCCCTCGGCGGCACGCGCTTCTACCCCTACGCCACCGAGGAAGCGGCCGTCGCCGACGCGCTGAACCTCGCCCGCGGCATGTCGTACAAGAACGCCATGGCCGGACTCGACCACGGCGGGGGCAAGGCCGTCATCATCGGCGACCCGGACAAGATCAAGAGCGACGAGCTGCTCCTGGCCTACGGCCGCTTCGTGGCCTCCCTCGGCGGCCGCTACGTGACGGCCTGCGACGTCGGTACGTACGTGGCGGACATGGACGTCGTGGCGCGCGAGAGCCGCTGGACGACCGGCCGCTCCCCCGAGAACGGCGGCGCGGGCGACTCGTCCGTGCTGACCGCCTTCGGCGTCTTCCAGGGCATGCGGGCGTCGGCGGCACACCTGTGGGGCGAGCCGTCGCTGCGCGGCCGCAAGGTCGGCGTCGCGGGCGTCGGCAAGGTCGGCCACATCCTCGTCGAGCACCTCATCGAGGACGGCGCCGAGGTCGTGATCACGGATGTGCGCGAGGAGTCCGTGCGCCGCATCACGGACAAGCACCCGCAGGTGGGCGCGGTCGCCGACACCGAGGCCCTGATCCGCACCGAGGGCCTGGACGTGTACGCGCCGTGCGCCCTCGGCGGCGCGCTCGACGACGACTCCGTGCCGGTCCTCACCGCGCGGATCGTGTGCGGCGCGGCCAACAACCAGCTCGCGCACCCCGGCGTCGAGAAGGACCTCGCCGACCGCGGCATCCTCTACGCCCCGGACTACGTGGTCAACGCGGGCGGTGTCATCCAGGTCGCCGACGAGCTGCACGGCTTCGACTTCGACCGCTGCAAGGCGAAGGCCTCGAAGATCTACGACACCACGCTCGCCATATTCGCTCGCGCGAAGGCGGATGGGATTCCGCCGGCCGCCGCGGCCGACAGGATCGCCGAGCAGCGCATCGCGGAGGCCCGTCGCGGCTGACGCGTACCGGGCGAAAGGCTGCGCAAAGTGTCCGAAAGGCAATGGAACGCAGCCCGTGGACAACTGAATACGGCCTCCAGAACGGCCTGATCGGGCCCTGACAAGGCCCCCGTCGGGGCCCGCCGGCGTCATCGGGAGAGAAGACTCACGCCCGTCGGCGGGTCGCCCGCCAAGAAGAGGTTAAAATCGCAGCTGACCAGCGAGGAAAGGGCTCCTCGCCGGTCGTGCGCCGAGGCGCGTCCTGCGGGCGACGTACCGTATGGCCGCAGGAACAGGTACCGTGGAAGCCCTACGGACCGGTCTCTCCACGGAGAGCCCGTTCCGGATCATGAACGCGTGTCAAGACTCTGGGGCCATGAGCCCCGATACCGAGGGGGTCGAGCCATGGGGCGCGGCCGGGCCAAGGCCAAGCAGACAAAGGTCGCCCGCCAGCTGAAGTACAACAGCGGCGGGACTGACCTGTCGCGTCTGGCCAATGAGCTGGGCGCTTCGACTTCGCAGCAGCCGCCGAACGGCGAGCCGTTCGAGGATGACGAAGACGAAGAAGACCCGTACGCGCAGTACGCGGATCTGTACAACACCGACGACGATGACGACGAGGCGGACGAGTCCGGCCCGTCACAGCAGCGCCGCGGCGCTTGACCTCGTAGTTCGGTACTTCGCGCGGAAACGTCCGCGACCTCTCGCAGGCAGCGCGACAACGCACTTCACCCGGTCCGGGCAGTTTGCCGGACCGGGTTTCGTGCTGTGCGGCGTGGATTACTTGGCGTAGTCGCCCGTGAGCTCGGCCCCGGTGGCGTGGTCACCGCGGTCGGTGATCTCACCCGCGACCCAGGAGTCGACGCCGCGGTCGGCGAGCGTCGCCAGGGCCACGTCGACGGAGTCCTCGGGCACGACGGCGATCATGCCGACGCCCATGTTCAGGGTCTTCTCCAGCTCCAGGCGCTCGACCCGGCCCGCCTTGCCGACGAGGTCGAAGACGGCACCCGGCGCCCATGTGGAGCGGTCGACGGTGGCGTGCAGCCCTTCGGGGATCACCCGGGCCAGGTTCGCCGCGAGGCCGCCTCCGGTGACGTGGCTGAACGCGTGCACGTCGGTGGTGCGGGTGAGCGCCAGACAGTCCAGGGAGTAGATCCTGGTGGGCTCCAGGAGCTCCTCGCCGAGGGTGCGGCCGAACTCCTCGACCTGCTGACCCAGGGTCATCTTCGCGCGGTCGAAGACCACATGCCGGACCAGCGAGTACCCGTTGGAGTGAAGACCGGAGGACGCCATGGCGATGACGGCGTCACCCTTGCGGATGCGATCGGGGCCGAGCACGCGGTCCGCCTCCACGACGCCCGTGCCCGCGCCCGCGACGTCGAAGTCGTCCGGGCCGAGCAGGCCCGGGTGCTCGGCCGTCTCGCCGCCGACGAGCGCGCAGCCCGCGAGCACACAGCCCTCGGCGATGCCCTTGACGATGGCGGCGACGCGCTCCGGGTGGACCTTGCCGACGCAGATGTAGTCGGTCATGAACAGCGGCTCGGCGCCGCACACGACGATGTCGTCCATGACCATGGCGACCAGGTCGTGGCCGATGGTGTCGTACACGCCGAGCTGCCGGGCGAGATCGACCTTGGTGCCGACGCCGTCCGTCGCGGAGGCGAGCAGCGGCCGCTCGAAGCGCTTGAGGGCGGAGGCGTCGAAGAGCCCGGCGAAGCCGCCGAGGCCGCCGAGGCCCGCCACCTCCGGACGCTGGGTCTTCTTGACCCACTCCTTCATGAGCTCGACGGCGCGGTCGCCCGCTTCGATGTCGACGCCCGCCGCGGCGTAGGAGGCACCAGTACCAGCAGTTGTCTCAGACATTGCCCGGGATCTTTCGGTGTTGACGATGGGGCTCAGGGGCGACGGATCGCGTCGGCGGCGGCCGTGGCCGCCGGGCCCGCGGCCAGCTCCGTCTCCAGGAGCTGCTTGCCCAGCAGCTCGGGGTCGGGCAGCTCCATCGGGTACTCGCCGTCGAAGCAGGCGCGGCACAGGTCCGGCTTGTCGATGGTGGTCGCCTCGATCATGCCGTCGATGGAGATGTACGACAGGGAGTCGGCGCCGAGCGAGGTGCCGATCTCGTCGATGGTCATGCCGTTGGCGATGAGCTCGGCGCGGGTCGCGAAGTCGATGCCGAAGAAGCACGGCCACTTCACGGGCGGCGAGGAGATCCGCACGTGCACCTCGGCGGCGCCCGCCTCGCGGAGCATCTTGACCAGGGCGCGCTGGGTGTTGCCGCGGACGATCGAGTCGTCGACGACCACCAGGCGCTTGCCCCTGATGACTTCCTTGAGGGGGTTCAGCTTCAGCCGGATGCCCAGCTGGCGGATGGTCTGGGAGGGCTGGATGAAGGTCCGCCCGACATAGGCGTTCTTGACGAGGCCCGCGCCGAAGGGGATGCCGGAGGCTTCCGCGTAGCCGATCGCGGCGGGGGTGCCGGACTCGGGCGTCGCTATGACCAGGTCCGCGTCGACCGGCGCTTCCTTGGCCAGTTTTCGACCCATCTCAACGCGCGAGAGATAGACGTTCCGCCCCGCGATGTCGGTGTCGGGCCGAGCCAGATAGACATACTCGAAGACACAGCCCTTGGGCTTCGCTTCCGCGAATCGGGAGGTGCGCAGGCCGTTCTCGTCGATGGCGACGAACTCGCCCGGCTCGATCTCGCGGACGAAGCTGGCGCCGCAGATGTCGAGCGCGGCGGACTCCGAGGCGACGACCCAGCCGCGCTCCAGGCGGCCGAGCACCAGCGGGCGGATGCCCTGCGGGTCGCGGGCCGCGTACAGCGTGTGCTCGTCCATGAAGACGAGGCTGAAGGCGCCCCGCACCTGCGGCAGGACCGCGGCGGCGGCCTCTTCTATGGTCAGCGGTTTGCCGTCGGCGTCGGTCTGGCCCGCGAGCAGCGCGGTGACCAGGTCCGTGTCGTTGGTCGCGGCGACCTGGGTCGCGCGGCCGTTCTCCTTCGGCAGGTCGGCGACCATCTCGGCGAGACGGGCCGTGTTGACCAGGTTGCCGTTGTGGCCGAGGGCGATGGAGCCGTGGGCCGTGGCGCGGAAGGTGGGCTGGGCGTTCTCCCAGACGGAGGCTCCGGTGGTCGAGTAGCGGGCGTGTCCGACCGCGATGTGACCCTGGAGGGAGCCGAGGGAGGTTTCGTCGAAGACCTGGGACACGAGGCCCATGTCCTTGAAGACGAGGATCTGGGAGCCGTTGCTGACCGCGATTCCCGCGGATTCCTGACCCCGATGCTGGAGGGCGTAGAGCCCGAAGTACGTGAGCTTTGCGACCTCTTCGCCCGGAGCCCAGACACCGAAGACGCCGCAAGCGTCCTGGGGGCCTTTCTCGCCGGGGAGCAGATCGTGATTGAGTCGACCGTCACCACGTGGCACGGCACCGAGTGTAGGCGAGATCGACCACTGGTCCGAATTGGGGATGCGGGTCTTGTACGGAGCGTAGGCGCGGCCTTTACGGGGGCTCGGAGGGCCGCGGCTGAATATGTACGTTCCGCCAAGGAGCCCGGTTGCGGATCTCCTGGCGAGGCCCTTCCCGATCGTGTCCCGGCCGGGTTGCTTCG is a window from the Streptomyces spectabilis genome containing:
- a CDS encoding DUF6274 family protein, producing MTPVPASARHETRALLRAHLAAASSYRHLTRHCPICHRLLRLAMEPADDAHEATEAPEAAERHSGQCEDESPPKA
- the hrpA gene encoding ATP-dependent RNA helicase HrpA, coding for MSTQPALTLDALAPRLSELSLRDEHRIGRRLEGARRIRKPEARATVLAEIATDIDQAATRMAGRADGVPAITYPEQLPVSQKKDAILEAIRDHQVVIVAGETGSGKTTQIPKICLELGRGVRGLIGHTQPRRIAARTVAERVADELNTPLGEAVGWKVRFTDQVSGGTYVKLMTDGILLAEIQTDRELRAYDTIIIDEAHERSLNIDFLLGYLAQLLPKRPDLKVVITSATIDPERFSRHFGDAPIVEVSGRTYPVEVRYRPLLEEEGDDPDRDQITAITDAVEELQAEGKGDILVFLSGEREIRDTADALEKKKYRFTEVLPLYARLSHAEQHRVFQQHTGRRIVLATNVAETSLTVPGIKYVIDPGTARISRYSHRTKVQRLPIEAISQASANQRKGRCGRTSDGICIRLYSEDDFEARPEFTDAEILRTNLASVILQMTAAGLGDIEKFPFIDPPDHRNIRDGVQLLQELGALDPAQKDPRKRLTPQGRKLAQLPVDPRLARMVLEADLNGCVREVMVIAAALSIQDPRERPADKQTQADQQHARFKDETSDFLAYLNLWRYVREQQKELGSSAFRRMCKREYLNFLRIREWQDIYTQLHTVAKQMGIQLNDGDAAEKQVHISLLAGLLSHVGMKDVKDGAKNEYLGARSAKFAIFPGSALFKKPPRFVMSAELVETSRLWARVNARVEPEWVEPLAQHLIKRTYSEPHWEKDQAAVMAYEKVTLYGVPIVTDRKVNYGRIDPEVSRDLFIRNALVEGDWRTHHKFFADNRKLLTEVEELEHRARRRDILVDDETLFDFYDQRVPEDVVSGAHFDSWWKKKRHDEPELLDFERSMLINEKAGDVSKDDYPDSWRQGQLKFRVTYQFEPGADADGVTVHVPLQVLNQVTDEGFDWQIPGLREEVVIELIRSLPKPIRRNYVPAPNFAKAFLERAVPLQEPLHVTLARELQRMVGVPVSPDDFDLTRVPDHLKITFRITDERRRKLAEDKDLQALKLQLKPKARKALSQAAAATAERTGGATIERTGLTDWSIGTLTRVFETRRAGQPVKAYPALVDDGDTVSVRLFDTEAEQAQAMWKGTRRLILRNIPVNPAKFAQDRLTNQQKLALSANPHGSMPALFADCATAAADKLIADFGGPVWDEESYRKLYEKVRAEIVDTTVRTVAQVQQVLAAWQACERRLKSTRSPALLANLKDVREQLDAVIKPGFVTEAGIRRLPDLMRYMVAADRRLQQMPANAQRDTTRMEKVREMRDEYAWLLEQLPGGRPVPQEVLDIRWMIEELRVSYFAHALGTAYPVSDKRIVKAIDAAVP
- the bldC gene encoding developmental transcriptional regulator BldC, which encodes MTARTPDAEPLLTPAEVATMFRVDPKTVTRWAKAGKLTSIRTLGGHRRYREAEVRALLAGIPQQRSEA
- the purF gene encoding amidophosphoribosyltransferase: MPRGDGRLNHDLLPGEKGPQDACGVFGVWAPGEEVAKLTYFGLYALQHRGQESAGIAVSNGSQILVFKDMGLVSQVFDETSLGSLQGHIAVGHARYSTTGASVWENAQPTFRATAHGSIALGHNGNLVNTARLAEMVADLPKENGRATQVAATNDTDLVTALLAGQTDADGKPLTIEEAAAAVLPQVRGAFSLVFMDEHTLYAARDPQGIRPLVLGRLERGWVVASESAALDICGASFVREIEPGEFVAIDENGLRTSRFAEAKPKGCVFEYVYLARPDTDIAGRNVYLSRVEMGRKLAKEAPVDADLVIATPESGTPAAIGYAEASGIPFGAGLVKNAYVGRTFIQPSQTIRQLGIRLKLNPLKEVIRGKRLVVVDDSIVRGNTQRALVKMLREAGAAEVHVRISSPPVKWPCFFGIDFATRAELIANGMTIDEIGTSLGADSLSYISIDGMIEATTIDKPDLCRACFDGEYPMELPDPELLGKQLLETELAAGPAATAAADAIRRP
- a CDS encoding DUF3073 domain-containing protein, which codes for MGRGRAKAKQTKVARQLKYNSGGTDLSRLANELGASTSQQPPNGEPFEDDEDEEDPYAQYADLYNTDDDDDEADESGPSQQRRGA
- a CDS encoding Leu/Phe/Val dehydrogenase, whose translation is MTDVTDGVLHTLFQSEQGGHEQVVLCQDRASGLKAVIAIHSTALGPALGGTRFYPYATEEAAVADALNLARGMSYKNAMAGLDHGGGKAVIIGDPDKIKSDELLLAYGRFVASLGGRYVTACDVGTYVADMDVVARESRWTTGRSPENGGAGDSSVLTAFGVFQGMRASAAHLWGEPSLRGRKVGVAGVGKVGHILVEHLIEDGAEVVITDVREESVRRITDKHPQVGAVADTEALIRTEGLDVYAPCALGGALDDDSVPVLTARIVCGAANNQLAHPGVEKDLADRGILYAPDYVVNAGGVIQVADELHGFDFDRCKAKASKIYDTTLAIFARAKADGIPPAAAADRIAEQRIAEARRG
- the purM gene encoding phosphoribosylformylglycinamidine cyclo-ligase, which codes for MSETTAGTGASYAAAGVDIEAGDRAVELMKEWVKKTQRPEVAGLGGLGGFAGLFDASALKRFERPLLASATDGVGTKVDLARQLGVYDTIGHDLVAMVMDDIVVCGAEPLFMTDYICVGKVHPERVAAIVKGIAEGCVLAGCALVGGETAEHPGLLGPDDFDVAGAGTGVVEADRVLGPDRIRKGDAVIAMASSGLHSNGYSLVRHVVFDRAKMTLGQQVEEFGRTLGEELLEPTRIYSLDCLALTRTTDVHAFSHVTGGGLAANLARVIPEGLHATVDRSTWAPGAVFDLVGKAGRVERLELEKTLNMGVGMIAVVPEDSVDVALATLADRGVDSWVAGEITDRGDHATGAELTGDYAK